A genomic region of Phenylobacterium parvum contains the following coding sequences:
- a CDS encoding ABC-F family ATP-binding cassette domain-containing protein, which translates to MKPPVLALRQVRLADGPRMLFDGVDLALEPRCRACLVGRNGAGKTTLLRILAGEVEADDGERTLVPGLRIAWVPQEPAISGPTVLDHVVAAGAAPHEAEAALQTFGLDPAKPSEGLSGGEVRRAALAAAFARDADVLLLDEPTNHLDIPAIATLEAAIAESRAAVLLVSHDRAFLERVSDRCFWLEGRRVRRLDRGFGHFEAWAEGIAAAEAEDARRLQKRIEQEEHWMQRGVTARRARNEGRRRALLDLRAARADLLREARGQMSLEAAASEGSGQRVIEVRRISKAWAGRTVIRDFSTRIQRGDRVAVVGPNGAGKTTLVKMLVGQLEPDAGSVKLGTGLEVAYLDQTRAELKPEMTLREVLAPLGGDQILVHGKPWHVAAYAKSFLFTDAQLRQPVRSLSGGERNRLLLARVLAAPSNLLVLDEPTNDLDMDTLDLLEEALDDYAGTLLLVSHDRDFIDRLATSTIALNGRGDIVETPGGWKDFEGQNPGFLLPPARTPAPARKAAAPPAPPPPRPGKLSYRDQRRLEAAEALVASLPAEIQDMELRLSDSGLYSRDPKAFERLTAELEAARARLETAETEWLELEELKASLASGS; encoded by the coding sequence ATGAAGCCGCCCGTTCTCGCCCTCAGGCAGGTCCGACTCGCGGACGGGCCGCGCATGCTGTTCGACGGGGTCGACCTGGCCCTGGAGCCCCGCTGCCGCGCCTGCCTGGTTGGTCGCAACGGGGCGGGGAAGACCACCCTCCTGCGGATCCTGGCCGGCGAGGTCGAGGCCGACGACGGCGAGCGCACCCTGGTCCCGGGCCTGCGCATCGCCTGGGTGCCCCAGGAACCGGCGATCTCGGGCCCGACGGTCCTCGACCATGTGGTCGCCGCCGGGGCCGCGCCGCATGAGGCCGAGGCGGCCCTGCAGACCTTTGGCCTCGATCCCGCCAAGCCCTCCGAGGGCCTGTCCGGGGGCGAGGTCCGGCGGGCGGCCCTGGCCGCCGCCTTCGCCCGGGACGCCGACGTCCTGTTGCTGGACGAGCCGACCAACCACCTCGACATTCCCGCCATCGCGACCCTGGAGGCCGCGATCGCCGAAAGCCGCGCGGCGGTCCTGCTGGTGAGCCACGACCGGGCCTTCCTTGAGCGGGTGTCCGACCGCTGCTTCTGGCTGGAGGGCCGGCGGGTGCGGCGGCTGGACCGAGGTTTCGGCCATTTCGAGGCCTGGGCGGAGGGCATCGCCGCCGCCGAAGCCGAGGACGCCCGGCGCCTGCAGAAGCGCATCGAGCAGGAAGAGCACTGGATGCAGCGGGGCGTCACCGCCCGCCGGGCCCGCAACGAGGGCCGGCGACGCGCCCTCCTGGACCTGCGCGCCGCCCGGGCCGACCTCCTGCGCGAGGCCCGGGGCCAGATGAGCCTTGAGGCGGCCGCGAGCGAGGGCTCCGGCCAGCGGGTGATCGAGGTGCGCCGCATCTCGAAGGCCTGGGCCGGCCGGACCGTGATCCGCGACTTCTCCACGCGCATCCAGAGGGGCGATCGGGTGGCCGTGGTGGGCCCCAACGGGGCGGGCAAGACGACCCTGGTGAAGATGCTGGTGGGCCAGCTGGAGCCCGACGCCGGAAGCGTGAAGCTGGGGACCGGCCTGGAAGTCGCCTATCTCGACCAGACGCGGGCCGAGCTGAAGCCCGAGATGACCCTGCGCGAGGTGCTCGCCCCCCTGGGCGGCGACCAGATCCTGGTCCACGGCAAGCCCTGGCACGTGGCGGCCTACGCCAAGTCCTTCCTGTTTACCGACGCCCAGCTTCGCCAGCCTGTGCGGAGCCTGTCCGGTGGCGAGCGCAACCGGCTCCTCCTGGCCCGGGTGCTGGCCGCCCCGTCCAACCTGCTGGTGCTGGACGAACCCACCAACGACCTCGACATGGACACCCTGGATCTCCTGGAGGAGGCCCTGGACGACTATGCCGGCACCCTCCTGCTGGTCAGCCATGACCGGGACTTCATCGACCGCCTGGCGACCTCGACCATCGCCCTGAACGGTCGCGGCGACATCGTCGAGACCCCCGGCGGGTGGAAGGACTTCGAGGGCCAGAACCCGGGGTTCCTGCTCCCGCCTGCGCGCACGCCCGCTCCGGCCCGCAAGGCCGCCGCGCCGCCGGCCCCGCCTCCGCCCCGCCCCGGCAAGCTGTCCTACCGCGACCAGAGGCGGCTGGAGGCGGCGGAAGCCCTGGTCGCCAGCCTGCCGGCGGAGATCCAGGACATGGAATTGCGCCTTTCGGATTCCGGACTCTACAGCCGTGACCCCAAGGCCTTCGAGCGCCTGACGGCCGAACTGGAAGCCGCCCGTGCGCGGCTGGAGACGGCCGAGACGGAGTGGCTGGAGCTCGAGGAACTCAAGGCCAGCCTCGCCTCCGGCAGCTGA
- a CDS encoding ABC transporter ATP-binding protein: MTTATVALEDVEVDYRGRGRALGPVSLSIGEGEIVALVGPSGCGKSTALRLLAGLEPATRGQVRRAPGRGETSVVFQAPTLAPWMSAAANVALPLELSGTPKAEARARALEALERVGLAGAGASRPAQLSGGMAMRASLARALVTQPRLLMLDEPFAALDEITRRTLADDVLALWSQTRPAIVFVTHNVEEAAYMAERIVVLTRGPGRIAGEVRVEAPLPRPTGFRTWPVFSEAAEAISALLAKGAEATP; the protein is encoded by the coding sequence ATGACCACCGCCACCGTCGCCCTGGAGGACGTCGAGGTCGACTACCGCGGTCGCGGAAGGGCCCTCGGCCCGGTGTCCCTGAGCATCGGGGAGGGTGAGATCGTCGCCCTCGTGGGACCCTCGGGCTGTGGCAAGTCAACGGCCCTGAGGCTGCTGGCCGGCCTGGAGCCCGCGACCCGCGGACAGGTTAGGCGCGCGCCGGGGCGTGGAGAGACCTCGGTGGTCTTCCAGGCCCCCACCCTCGCGCCCTGGATGAGCGCGGCGGCCAATGTCGCCCTGCCCCTTGAGCTTTCCGGGACCCCGAAGGCCGAGGCGCGCGCCCGCGCGCTGGAGGCCCTGGAGCGGGTCGGCCTTGCGGGCGCCGGCGCCTCACGGCCCGCCCAGCTGTCAGGCGGTATGGCCATGCGCGCCTCCCTGGCCAGGGCCCTGGTGACCCAGCCCCGCCTCCTCATGCTGGACGAGCCCTTTGCGGCCCTCGACGAGATCACCCGGCGGACCCTGGCCGACGATGTCCTGGCCCTCTGGTCCCAGACCCGGCCGGCCATTGTCTTCGTCACCCACAATGTCGAGGAGGCCGCCTACATGGCCGAGCGGATCGTGGTCCTGACCCGCGGTCCCGGACGCATCGCCGGCGAGGTCCGGGTCGAGGCGCCCCTGCCCCGCCCGACGGGCTTCCGCACCTGGCCGGTCTTCAGCGAGGCGGCGGAGGCGATCTCCGCCCTCCTGGCCAAGGGCGCGGAGGCGACGCCGTGA
- a CDS encoding DnaJ C-terminal domain-containing protein — protein MARDPYQVLGVPRGAGADDIRKAFRKLAKKHHPDANPGDSAAEERFKQVSAAFDILGDAEKRRKFDAGEIDADGRETFRGFGGGPGQGGPSGGFEGADFSDIFGEMFGRRAGRGGPRGGAGPGPGAGFSAKGPDVRARLEIDLEEAILGGKKRISFQDGRTLDVTIPAGAADGQTLRLRGHGEPGRGGKGDALIELAIKPHAVFRREGEQLVMDLPVSVPDAVLGGRVQAPTPDGPVTLTVPRGANSGQSLRLKGKGLSDARGVRGDLIARIQVMLPEGPDAKLEAFAARWREERPYAPRRR, from the coding sequence GTGGCGCGAGATCCCTACCAGGTGCTCGGCGTTCCCCGCGGCGCCGGGGCCGACGATATTCGGAAGGCCTTCCGAAAGCTCGCCAAGAAGCACCATCCCGACGCCAATCCCGGCGATTCCGCCGCGGAGGAGCGCTTCAAGCAGGTCAGCGCCGCCTTCGACATCCTCGGCGACGCCGAGAAGCGCCGGAAGTTCGACGCCGGCGAGATCGATGCCGACGGGCGCGAGACCTTCCGCGGCTTCGGCGGGGGCCCGGGGCAGGGGGGTCCTTCCGGCGGCTTCGAGGGCGCGGACTTCAGCGATATCTTCGGCGAAATGTTCGGTCGCCGGGCGGGACGGGGCGGCCCGCGCGGTGGCGCCGGGCCCGGTCCGGGCGCAGGCTTCTCGGCCAAGGGCCCCGACGTGCGCGCGCGCCTGGAGATCGATCTCGAGGAAGCCATTCTGGGGGGCAAGAAGCGCATTTCCTTCCAGGACGGCCGCACCCTGGACGTGACCATTCCCGCCGGCGCCGCCGACGGCCAGACCCTGCGCCTGCGGGGCCATGGCGAGCCGGGGCGCGGCGGCAAGGGCGACGCCCTGATCGAACTCGCCATCAAGCCCCATGCGGTCTTCCGCCGGGAGGGAGAGCAGTTGGTCATGGACCTGCCGGTCTCCGTGCCCGACGCTGTCCTCGGCGGCCGGGTCCAGGCGCCGACCCCGGACGGGCCTGTCACCCTGACCGTGCCCAGGGGCGCGAACTCCGGCCAGTCCCTGAGGCTGAAGGGCAAGGGGCTTTCCGATGCGCGCGGCGTGCGGGGCGACCTGATCGCCCGGATCCAGGTCATGCTGCCCGAAGGTCCGGACGCCAAGCTCGAGGCCTTCGCCGCGCGCTGGCGCGAAGAGCGGCCCTATGCACCCCGCCGCCGCTGA
- a CDS encoding DUF2336 domain-containing protein translates to MKQSAAHLMELAREKSGERRRELMHRVADMYFQFGPRPDDPELGLFDDVLSQLSQEMESKVRAELANRMALAKTPPKGLIRSLAMDETIDVASPILQLSRAVTEDDLIAVASTRSEAHLKAISRRSNLPATVSDVIVDRGGEGTLEVLLANASANLSREAQERLVDRAMEHPALQSAVVRYAKLPIDLLNEMYFVVEARMRSAILQRNAQIKPEDLDEALKKSRDRVASRKRPPPDDFATAQKTVKAVEVRGTISPNALVGFLRSGDNTAYLIAISKLAGVDFETARTIHERRELDALSIICKAAGFERAIFITLAVLVLGRENNPMGRAREYGEIYDALPKEVAKRTVRFWGGRKG, encoded by the coding sequence ATGAAGCAAAGCGCCGCCCATCTCATGGAACTCGCCCGCGAGAAGTCGGGAGAGCGAAGGCGCGAGCTCATGCACCGCGTCGCCGACATGTACTTCCAGTTCGGCCCGCGGCCGGATGACCCGGAGCTGGGCCTGTTCGACGACGTCCTCAGCCAGCTCTCCCAGGAGATGGAAAGCAAGGTGCGGGCCGAGCTGGCCAACCGCATGGCCCTGGCCAAGACGCCGCCAAAGGGACTGATCCGGTCCCTGGCCATGGACGAGACCATCGATGTCGCCAGTCCCATCCTCCAGCTGTCGCGGGCGGTGACCGAGGACGACCTGATCGCGGTGGCCAGCACGCGCAGCGAGGCGCACCTGAAGGCCATCTCGCGCCGCTCCAACCTGCCCGCCACCGTATCCGACGTGATCGTCGACCGGGGGGGTGAAGGCACCCTGGAAGTCCTGCTCGCCAACGCCTCGGCCAACCTCTCGCGGGAGGCCCAGGAGCGTCTGGTCGACCGGGCGATGGAACACCCCGCCCTGCAGTCGGCCGTCGTCCGTTACGCCAAGCTGCCCATCGACCTCCTGAACGAAATGTACTTCGTCGTGGAGGCGCGCATGCGCAGCGCCATCCTGCAGCGCAACGCCCAGATCAAGCCTGAGGACCTGGACGAGGCCCTCAAGAAGAGCCGTGACCGCGTCGCGAGCCGCAAGCGCCCCCCGCCGGATGACTTCGCGACGGCGCAAAAGACCGTCAAGGCGGTGGAGGTGCGCGGGACCATCAGCCCCAACGCCCTGGTCGGCTTCCTGCGGAGCGGCGACAACACCGCCTACCTCATCGCCATCTCGAAGCTGGCCGGCGTCGACTTCGAGACCGCCCGGACCATTCACGAGCGGCGTGAGCTGGACGCCCTGTCCATCATCTGCAAGGCGGCCGGCTTCGAGCGGGCCATCTTCATCACGCTGGCTGTCCTGGTCCTCGGCCGCGAGAACAACCCCATGGGTCGGGCCCGCGAGTACGGCGAGATCTACGACGCCCTCCCGAAGGAGGTCGCCAAGCGGACGGTCCGGTTCTGGGGCGGTCGCAAGGGCTGA
- a CDS encoding sensor histidine kinase yields MDPAPAISSRAPSLVRRLVLLASVWSLAVLIASAVLLGLLFEQAALRRFDQGLADLTDSLAAAAQPEAGGGLVVRDLGDLRTVRAYSGRYWQVSRVTPGGAPAVLARSRSLWDTELGLPPDLAGRLEARPSGAVSFAAPGPEGQKLRVRATRLVLPGDVGPVIVLAAEDRRPVDADVRGFFVATAAVFGLLALGLIAAVVIQVRLGLRPLFALSQELGDLRVGRAEGLKGGYPRELTPLADQLTALMRHNRDTLERQRAHVGNLAHALKTPLAVLSSAAAREPGPLSGLVVQQAGAMQRQVDHHLRRARAAASAGGPGAGLATPVAEVLDDLVRTLSRLHQDAGVRIDWDAPDDLVFLGEQQDLMEIAGNLLENACKWGGGRVSVRAAAEGGERLVLEIDDAGPGLTPDQRRDALARGARLDESAPGSGLGLSIVNDLARAYGGDLDLGASPLGGLRTRVRLPRAAD; encoded by the coding sequence ATGGACCCAGCGCCCGCCATTTCCTCCCGTGCGCCCTCCCTCGTTCGGCGCCTTGTCCTCCTGGCCTCCGTCTGGTCGCTGGCGGTCCTCATCGCCTCGGCGGTTTTGCTGGGCCTGCTCTTCGAACAGGCGGCCCTGAGGCGTTTCGACCAGGGCCTCGCCGACCTCACCGACAGCCTGGCCGCCGCCGCCCAGCCCGAGGCGGGCGGAGGTCTCGTCGTGCGGGACCTCGGGGACCTGAGGACCGTCCGCGCCTATTCCGGCCGCTACTGGCAGGTGTCGCGGGTAACGCCCGGCGGCGCCCCCGCCGTGCTCGCCCGGTCCCGGTCCCTCTGGGACACCGAACTCGGGCTTCCGCCTGACCTCGCCGGGCGCCTGGAGGCCCGGCCCTCCGGCGCCGTCAGCTTCGCCGCCCCGGGTCCCGAAGGCCAGAAGCTGAGGGTGCGGGCCACGCGACTGGTCCTGCCCGGCGACGTCGGGCCGGTGATCGTCCTGGCCGCAGAGGACCGCCGACCGGTGGACGCCGACGTCCGCGGCTTCTTTGTCGCCACGGCGGCGGTCTTCGGCCTGCTGGCCCTCGGGCTCATTGCCGCGGTGGTGATCCAGGTGCGCCTGGGCCTCCGGCCGCTCTTCGCCCTGAGTCAGGAGCTCGGCGACCTGAGGGTGGGCCGGGCCGAGGGGCTGAAGGGCGGCTATCCCCGGGAACTCACCCCCCTGGCGGACCAGTTGACCGCCCTGATGCGCCACAACCGGGACACCCTCGAACGCCAGCGGGCGCACGTAGGCAACCTGGCCCACGCGCTGAAGACGCCCCTGGCCGTGCTGTCCTCCGCCGCCGCGCGCGAGCCGGGGCCCCTCTCGGGCCTGGTGGTCCAGCAGGCCGGCGCCATGCAGCGACAGGTGGACCATCACCTCCGACGGGCCCGGGCGGCCGCCTCCGCCGGCGGACCGGGAGCCGGCCTTGCGACCCCCGTCGCCGAGGTGCTGGACGACCTCGTCCGCACCCTGTCCCGCCTGCACCAGGACGCCGGTGTCCGGATCGACTGGGACGCCCCCGACGACCTCGTCTTCCTCGGCGAGCAGCAGGATCTGATGGAGATCGCCGGCAACCTCCTGGAGAATGCCTGCAAGTGGGGCGGGGGCCGGGTTTCCGTCCGGGCGGCCGCGGAGGGCGGCGAACGGCTTGTGCTGGAGATCGACGACGCGGGCCCGGGCCTGACCCCGGACCAGCGCCGCGACGCCCTGGCCCGGGGCGCCCGGCTGGATGAGTCCGCGCCGGGATCAGGGCTCGGCCTGAGCATCGTCAACGACCTGGCCCGGGCCTACGGTGGCGACCTCGACCTTGGAGCCTCCCCGTTGGGCGGGCTCAGGACCCGGGTGCGCCTGCCGCGCGCCGCCGATTGA
- a CDS encoding response regulator transcription factor, with the protein MRLLLAEDDPDLAHSLRLSLADAGYAVDLARDGEEAAFLGETEPYDVVVLDLGLPVLDGVSVLRRWRASGMTAPVLILTARDGWAEKVAGFDAGGDDYLTKPFNMPELLARLRALLRRAAGRASASLASGDLVLDPGAALVTLAGQPVRLTSLEYRLLHYLMMHAGRVVSRTDLVEHLYDQDFDRDSNTMEVIIARLRKKIGADRILTQRGLGYRLADPAGAG; encoded by the coding sequence ATGCGCCTCCTCCTTGCCGAGGATGACCCCGACCTGGCGCACAGCCTGCGCCTGTCCCTGGCGGACGCCGGCTACGCCGTCGACCTGGCCCGCGACGGCGAGGAAGCCGCCTTCCTCGGCGAGACCGAGCCCTACGACGTGGTGGTGCTGGACCTCGGCCTGCCGGTCCTCGATGGGGTGAGCGTCCTGCGCCGCTGGCGCGCCTCGGGCATGACGGCGCCGGTGCTGATTCTCACCGCCCGGGACGGCTGGGCCGAAAAGGTGGCCGGCTTCGACGCCGGCGGCGACGACTACCTGACCAAGCCCTTCAACATGCCCGAGCTCCTGGCCCGGCTCCGGGCCCTCCTGCGCCGGGCGGCGGGCCGGGCCAGCGCCAGCCTGGCCAGCGGCGACCTCGTCCTGGACCCCGGCGCGGCCCTCGTCACCCTGGCCGGCCAGCCCGTGCGCCTGACCTCCCTCGAGTATCGCCTGCTGCACTACCTGATGATGCACGCCGGGCGGGTGGTCAGCCGGACCGACCTGGTGGAGCACCTCTACGATCAGGATTTCGACCGGGACTCCAACACCATGGAGGTCATCATCGCCCGGCTCCGCAAGAAGATCGGGGCCGACAGGATCCTCACCCAGAGGGGCCTTGGCTACCGGCTCGCGGACCCGGCCGGGGCCGGTTGA
- a CDS encoding ABC transporter permease, with protein MADALAPLGLMLLLLGAWEAACRLTGVPAYFLPPPSQVAVAAATGLPVLVPAAWNTLSVALVALALAAAGALLLAILVGLSPLLERAVRPLASALQVTPVVAVAPLILIWAGIDNPERAVIALAVLVAFFPIFSGAVTGLRSADPDLERLFDLYGAGRLQRVMRLRLPAAVPFLMEGLKVGAGLAIIGAVVAEFAAGSGGVRGLAWQILDAGNKLQTDRMIAALFVLAVMGVAVHAGLERLERAGLRWWRGR; from the coding sequence CTGGCCGACGCCCTCGCCCCCCTGGGGCTGATGCTCCTGCTGCTGGGCGCCTGGGAGGCGGCCTGCCGCCTGACGGGCGTGCCCGCCTACTTCCTGCCGCCGCCCTCGCAGGTGGCCGTCGCCGCAGCCACCGGCCTTCCGGTGCTGGTCCCGGCGGCCTGGAACACCCTGTCGGTGGCCCTCGTCGCCCTCGCCCTGGCTGCGGCGGGCGCCTTGCTCCTGGCGATCCTGGTGGGGCTCAGTCCGCTGCTGGAACGCGCTGTCCGCCCGCTGGCCTCGGCCCTGCAGGTGACCCCCGTCGTGGCCGTGGCGCCCCTGATCCTGATCTGGGCCGGGATCGACAACCCCGAGCGGGCGGTCATCGCCCTGGCCGTCCTTGTGGCCTTCTTCCCGATCTTCTCCGGTGCGGTCACGGGGCTCCGGTCAGCGGATCCCGACCTGGAGCGGCTGTTCGACCTTTACGGGGCCGGCCGTCTCCAGAGGGTGATGCGGCTGCGTCTGCCGGCGGCGGTCCCCTTTCTGATGGAGGGCCTGAAGGTCGGCGCAGGACTGGCCATCATCGGGGCCGTCGTCGCAGAGTTCGCTGCCGGCTCGGGCGGAGTCCGGGGCCTGGCCTGGCAGATCCTCGACGCCGGGAACAAGCTTCAGACCGACCGGATGATCGCCGCCCTCTTTGTCCTGGCGGTCATGGGCGTCGCCGTACACGCGGGGCTGGAGCGCCTGGAGCGGGCGGGCCTGCGCTGGTGGCGGGGCCGTTAG
- the ccmI gene encoding c-type cytochrome biogenesis protein CcmI, producing the protein MAAMVVFWMAAGLLAVAAAAVILLRAARAAPEPGAEDPTLDVYRRQLSEIDDLAERGLMEPAEREAARAEAGRRLLGAAEASASGWVAPVAQRPWILAAAGVVGLAALGGYLVLGQPGAADQPLERRIEAWRSGRLTDLTPPQLAAVLREALKVRPEVEGFRFLALAEAQSDNPAAAARALRRAVALAPERADLWEMLGLSLLSQSGGEVTPDARDALAQAVRLNPEALAARFHLARGRAASGDREGGVNDLRALARSLPAGDPRLADIDTAIREATQAPPAAAAGPASGMINQMVAGLAERLKANPDDPEGWVRLVRSYAVLGDGPRRDAALEQARRRYGARPEILEQLEKAAATEPMK; encoded by the coding sequence ATGGCGGCCATGGTCGTTTTCTGGATGGCGGCGGGGCTGCTTGCGGTCGCCGCCGCGGCAGTCATCCTGCTCCGGGCCGCCCGGGCTGCGCCCGAGCCGGGCGCCGAGGACCCGACTCTGGACGTCTACCGGCGTCAGCTCTCTGAAATCGACGACCTTGCCGAGCGGGGCCTCATGGAGCCCGCCGAGCGCGAGGCCGCCCGGGCGGAGGCCGGCCGCCGGCTGCTGGGCGCCGCCGAGGCCTCGGCCTCGGGCTGGGTCGCGCCGGTCGCCCAGCGGCCGTGGATCCTTGCCGCGGCCGGGGTTGTCGGCCTGGCGGCCCTCGGCGGCTATCTTGTCCTGGGTCAGCCGGGCGCCGCCGACCAGCCACTGGAGAGGCGGATCGAAGCCTGGCGTTCGGGACGGCTGACCGACCTGACCCCACCGCAGCTGGCGGCTGTCCTGCGGGAAGCCCTGAAGGTGCGCCCCGAGGTCGAGGGTTTCCGCTTCCTGGCCCTCGCCGAGGCGCAGTCCGACAATCCCGCCGCCGCGGCCCGCGCCCTTCGCCGGGCCGTGGCCCTGGCGCCCGAGCGGGCCGACCTCTGGGAGATGCTGGGTCTCAGCCTGCTCAGCCAGTCCGGCGGCGAGGTCACGCCGGACGCCCGCGACGCCCTCGCCCAGGCGGTCCGCTTGAACCCCGAGGCGTTGGCCGCCCGTTTCCACCTGGCGCGCGGCCGCGCTGCGTCGGGGGACCGCGAAGGTGGGGTGAATGACTTGAGGGCCCTGGCCAGGTCCCTCCCGGCCGGCGATCCCCGGCTCGCCGATATCGACACCGCCATCCGGGAGGCGACGCAGGCCCCCCCGGCCGCGGCCGCCGGCCCCGCCTCGGGAATGATCAACCAGATGGTCGCCGGCCTCGCCGAACGCCTGAAGGCCAACCCCGACGACCCTGAGGGCTGGGTCCGCCTGGTCCGCTCCTACGCCGTGCTGGGCGATGGCCCGAGGCGCGACGCCGCCCTGGAGCAGGCCCGTCGCCGGTACGGCGCCCGGCCCGAGATCCTCGAGCAACTTGAGAAGGCCGCCGCGACGGAGCCCATGAAATGA
- a CDS encoding PepSY domain-containing protein, which translates to MSARRRGILMLLAGVLAAAPLPLAAQQGARRSEQDQARDAVRDGRLTPLSQVLSALSARTPGEHLDTRFSETTDGRPVYLVTWRTPDNRVVIFVVDARTGRVLEQRGD; encoded by the coding sequence ATGAGCGCAAGGCGACGCGGAATCCTGATGCTGCTGGCCGGCGTGCTGGCGGCCGCCCCCCTGCCGCTGGCCGCCCAGCAGGGCGCCCGGCGGAGCGAGCAGGACCAGGCCCGGGACGCCGTCCGCGATGGGCGGCTGACGCCCCTGTCCCAGGTCCTCTCGGCCCTGTCCGCCCGGACCCCCGGCGAGCACCTGGACACCCGGTTCAGCGAGACCACCGACGGCCGCCCCGTCTACCTTGTCACCTGGAGGACCCCGGACAACCGGGTGGTCATTTTCGTCGTCGACGCCCGCACCGGCCGGGTCCTCGAGCAGAGGGGGGACTGA
- a CDS encoding ABC transporter substrate-binding protein, which yields MKIVRTFAILAAAALAWACSPKKEAAPSGGDAGVVRFATDWRAQAEQGGFYQALATGEYEKRGLKVQIIQGGPGVNVPQLLAAGAVEAGMGSNSFIALNLANQGAPVRAVAAMMQKDPQVLIAHPDQGIEKIEDLKGRPILLSDASVSAFWVWLKSKYGFEDAQIRKYTFNAAPFLADKSVAQQGYLTSEPYTIEKTAGLKPKVFLLADNGYPSYAAMILFPQSAIEKDPARVRAFVEASAAGWKSYLNGDPKPGDALILKDNPEMTQDVLDQAREKMRQYALVEGGDAASGGVGVMTEARWKAFAEMAIAQGVYPKGLDYTKAYSLGFAGPAPK from the coding sequence ATGAAGATCGTCAGGACATTCGCCATCCTCGCCGCCGCAGCGCTGGCATGGGCCTGCTCGCCGAAGAAGGAGGCCGCGCCCTCGGGCGGGGACGCCGGCGTGGTCCGCTTCGCCACCGACTGGCGCGCCCAGGCCGAGCAGGGCGGCTTCTACCAGGCCCTGGCTACCGGTGAGTACGAGAAGCGCGGGCTGAAGGTCCAGATCATCCAGGGTGGGCCCGGCGTGAACGTGCCCCAGCTGCTGGCCGCCGGCGCGGTGGAGGCGGGCATGGGCTCCAACAGCTTCATCGCCCTGAACCTGGCCAACCAGGGCGCGCCGGTGCGCGCCGTCGCCGCCATGATGCAGAAGGACCCCCAGGTCCTGATCGCCCACCCGGATCAGGGGATCGAGAAGATCGAGGACCTGAAGGGCCGGCCCATCCTCCTGTCGGACGCCTCGGTTTCCGCCTTCTGGGTCTGGCTGAAGTCGAAGTACGGCTTCGAGGACGCCCAGATCCGCAAGTACACCTTCAACGCCGCGCCCTTCCTGGCGGACAAGTCAGTGGCCCAGCAGGGCTACCTGACCAGCGAGCCCTACACGATCGAGAAGACCGCCGGCCTGAAGCCCAAGGTCTTCCTGCTCGCGGACAACGGCTATCCGTCCTATGCCGCCATGATCCTGTTTCCCCAGTCCGCCATCGAGAAGGACCCGGCCCGGGTGCGCGCCTTCGTCGAGGCCAGCGCGGCGGGCTGGAAGTCCTACCTGAACGGCGACCCGAAGCCCGGCGACGCCCTGATCCTCAAGGACAACCCGGAAATGACCCAGGACGTGCTGGACCAGGCCCGGGAGAAGATGCGCCAGTACGCCCTGGTCGAGGGCGGGGACGCCGCCTCGGGGGGCGTCGGCGTGATGACCGAGGCGCGCTGGAAGGCCTTTGCCGAGATGGCCATCGCCCAGGGGGTCTATCCCAAGGGACTGGACTACACGAAGGCCTACAGCCTCGGCTTCGCCGGTCCGGCGCCGAAGTAG
- a CDS encoding YcgN family cysteine cluster protein: MSRPFWETTPLDRMSPEQWESLCDGCGLCCLVRFEDADTGEIIPTRVHCRLLDAGTCRCSDYVHRKREVPDCITLTPDLIPRLGWMPKSCAYRRIHEGRGLADWHPLVSGDPESVHRAGVSVRGQTISEAELEHEDDMVDHAAPDLLDERGLED, from the coding sequence ATGAGCCGGCCCTTCTGGGAGACCACCCCCCTCGACCGCATGAGCCCCGAGCAATGGGAGAGCCTCTGCGACGGCTGCGGCCTGTGCTGCCTGGTCAGGTTCGAGGATGCTGACACCGGCGAGATCATTCCCACGCGGGTGCATTGCCGACTGCTCGATGCGGGGACCTGCCGCTGCTCGGACTATGTCCACCGCAAGCGCGAGGTGCCCGACTGCATCACCCTGACGCCCGACCTGATCCCGCGCCTCGGCTGGATGCCGAAGTCCTGCGCCTACCGGCGGATCCATGAGGGCCGGGGGCTTGCCGACTGGCATCCCCTGGTCAGCGGCGACCCGGAAAGCGTCCATCGGGCGGGAGTCTCGGTGCGCGGCCAGACGATCAGCGAGGCCGAGCTGGAGCACGAGGACGACATGGTGGACCACGCCGCACCCGACCTCCTGGACGAACGCGGCCTGGAGGACTGA